From a single Nematostella vectensis chromosome 3, jaNemVect1.1, whole genome shotgun sequence genomic region:
- the LOC116609718 gene encoding UBX domain-containing protein 8-like, with translation MALFATARDWIILGVVGAIIGGLFWSGLSVLTLKTILLWVLISFGFLTLLLHALGSPMTGLLAKFLKGEEKPKKTKFSKEELKREREMLLKEKQRLFDEKNLTFTEEVLNPRREARLQKREAELNRFSKWKGGHRFKNCQCGHPHEDEVDEPLLEQLDLADSASEEEETEKTQEVKADIEIPSANTLRKRRKKQVASSAHTKITEEQLAPEPDVGLAGVITVALRCPSGNTKKRRFTTSSKIQDLYQYAEFLGYSSSQYVIMSTYPRKPLNNQSVTFAEASLTQDVVLVIDEIDE, from the exons ATGGCGTTGTTTGCCACTGCAAGGGATTGGATCATCCTCGGCGTTGTCGGCGCCATTATCGGTGGTTTATTCTGGTCCGGACTGAGCGTATTAACACTCAAGACAATACTCTTATGGGTGCTCATCAGCTTTGGGTTCTTAACTCTCCTGCTACATGCATTAGGCTCGCCGATGACCGGGCTGTTAGCGAAATTTTTAAAAGGGGAAGAGAAACCTAAAAAAACAA AATTCAGTAAAGAGGAATtaaagagagaaagagaaatgCTGTTGAAGGAAAAGCAACGACTATTTGATGAAAAG AATCTTACATTCACTGAGGAAGTACTTAACCCAAGAAGGGAAGCTAGGCTGCAAAAGAGAGAAGCTGAGCTCAACAGATTTTCAAAGTGGAAAGGGGGACACAGATTCAAG AATTGTCAATGCGGTCATCCCCATGAGGATGAGGTTGATGAGCCATTATTAGAGCAACTTGATCTGGCTGACTCTGCCTCTGAAGAAGAGGAGACTGAAAAGACACAGGAGGTGAAGGCTGACATTGAGATTCCTTCAGCTAACACACTCaggaaaaggagaaaaaagcAAGTGGCATCATCTGCTCATACCAAG ATAACTGAAGAACAGCTGGCACCAGAACCAGATGTTGGATTAGCAGGG GTCATCACTGTAGCTCTTAGATGTCCAAGCGGAAATACCAAGAAAAGAAGGTTTACAACAAGCTCAAAAATTCAG GACCTATATCAGTATGCAGAGTTTCTTGGCTATTCCTCATCTCAGTACGTCATCATGTCCACATACCCAAGGAAGCCTTTAAATAACCAATCAGTAACATTTGCAGAAGCCTCCCTTACGCAGGATGTTGTCTTAGTCATTGATGAAATTGATGAGTAA
- the LOC125561197 gene encoding trace amine-associated receptor 7e-like codes for MNIAIMNISSTRFSSLLFQLKSRSTWQTATETGLFGFLTLTAFIGNFLCVVVYIKKRHCTPLNFVILSLAGKDLLQCLITMPVQLGVLVAGRWPFNTLMCRFQGFLTPYFHQVSIFTSVLVAVGVFMALSRVRPFRVISELHIKLIICCGWFLSSVCVLVFVLQGNSLVFHPGKLMCVFDYRTMDYVTAITIQIIFTILPLAAISALVMSSICSFRKRQAQDILLCVSHDNTIPFQDNIRMSKCSNSQPELPRNSSPNIPNNILDGGSPQIDPICIMLTTTSGNSRKGNIKMDEKNTKKDITPGNFIISRRKKKRRLKPKDKVEDVVKALIAVNVVSIICYTVSLANEMSECVLRQHWSAGWAYLLYCLIMSLRGVVTPVLYAMFNPAFREEVSKLFLVETGQFR; via the coding sequence ATGAATATAGCAATAATGAATATTTCGTCGACAAGGTTTTCCTCACTGCTATTCCAGCTGAAGTCAAGGTCGACGTGGCAGACAGCCACAGAAACAGGCCTTTTTGGATTTCTGACGTTAACAGCGTTTATTGGCAACTTTCTCTGTGTAGTGGTTTATATCAAGAAGCGACACTGCACCCCGCTTAACTTTGTGATTCTCTCCTTGGCAGGGAAAGACCTTCTCCAGTGTTTAATCACGATGCCTGTTCAACTGGGCGTCCTAGTAGCAGGAAGATGGCCTTTTAACACACTTATGTGCAGATTTCAAGGCTTTCTTACCCCATACTTTCACCAGGTCTCCATCTTTACGAGTGTTTTAGTTGCTGTAGGTGTATTCATGGCGCTATCGAGGGTGCGACCGTTCCGTGTTATATCTGAGCTCCATATTAAGCTCATCATTTGTTGCGGCTGGTTTCTCTCTTCGGTTTGTGTTCTAGTGTTTGTCTTACAGGGCAACTCTCTGGTTTTCCATCCTGGAAAATTAATGTGTGTGTTTGATTACCGCACAATGGACTATGTTACGGCTATAACCATTCAAATAATATTCACTATCCTTCCTCTCGCAGCTATCAGCGCGCTAGTTATGTCTAGTATTTGTAGTTTTAGGAAACGCCAGGCACAAGATATCTTGCTCTGCGTAAGTCATGACAATACTATTCCCTTCCAAGATAATATCAGGATGAGCAAGTGTTCTAATAGCCAACCGGAACTCCCACGAAATTCTAGTCCTAACATACCCAACAATATATTGGATGGAGGATCTCCCCAAATCGATCCAATTTGCATCATGCTGACAACTACATCTGGGAATTCTCGGAAAGGAAACATCAAaatggatgaaaaaaataccaaaaaagaTATAACGCCTGGAAACTTTATTATCTCTCGCAGGAAAAAGAAGCGCAGACTCAAACCAAAAGACAAAGTCGAGGACGTCGTCAAGGCCTTAATAGCAGTAAATGTGGTGTCGATTATTTGTTACACGGTTTCTTTAGCTAACGAGATGTCAGAGTGTGTTTTGAGGCAACACTGGAGTGCTGGGTGGGCCTACTTGTTATACTGTCTTATCATGTCTTTGCGTGGAGTTGTCACGCCTGTACTCTATGCAATGTTCAATCCAGCATTTCGAGAAGAAGTGTCCAAGCTTTTTCTAGTAGAAACAGGACAATTTAGATAA